The proteins below come from a single Perca flavescens isolate YP-PL-M2 chromosome 8, PFLA_1.0, whole genome shotgun sequence genomic window:
- the tmem276a gene encoding transmembrane protein 178B: protein MAAMRTLTAAGLFLAFCALGLIAVAISTDNWYETDARRHRERCKNYSNKRNDPGYIYISNNNLPLRMLPKERNVERRSDEMLFRSKRHFLPPAPAMESLCSRQFNSTITGLWKKCHRGGFDLEIEDLIFKGLVPRCTPIKYYYSSSTLPRNLPINLTKTIRQDEWHALHLQRMTASFVGMAISIILFGWIIGVLGCCKEHDLMQYVAGLLFLMGGTCCIISLCTCVAGINFELSRYPRYMFGIPEDISHGYGWSMFCAWGGLGLTLLAGFLCTLAPSLYPPHTPVVHKPRQENGCV, encoded by the exons ATGGCTGCTATGAGGACTTTAACCGCGGCAGGTCTCTTTTTGGCATTTTGCGCTTTGGGACTGATAGCAGTAGCGATCAGCACTGACAACTGGTACGAGACTGACGCGAGGAGGCACCGGGAACGTTGCAAGAATTATTCAAACAAAAGAAACGACCCCGGCTACATTTACATCTCCAACAACAACCTTCCACTTCGCATGTTGCCAAAGGAGAGAAATGTGGAGAGGAGGAGCGACGAAATGCTGTTTCGGTCCAAGCGGCACTTCTTGCCTCCTGCCCCGGCAATGGAGTCCCTTTGCAGTCGGCAATTCAACTCCACCATCACCGGACTATGGAAAAAGTGCCACCGTGGGGGATTTGACTTGGAGATAGAGGATTTGATCTTTAAAG GATTGGTTCCGCGCTGCACACCAATAAAATACTACTACTCATCATCAACGCTGCCCAGAAATCTGCCAATCAATCTGACAAAGACAATAAGGCAGGACGAGTGGCACGCGCTCC ACCTCCAGAGGATGACTGCCAGTTTTGTAGGCATGGCCATATCCATCATCCTGTTCGGTTGGATTATAGGCGTGCTGGGCTGCTGCAAGGAGCATGATCTAATGCAGTATGTGGCTGGACTTCTCTTCCTCATGGGAG GGACATGCTGCATTATCTCGCTCTGCACATGTGTGGCTGGGATCAACTTTGAACTGTCTCGCTATCCTCGCTACATGTTTGGAATACCAGAGGACATCAGTCACGGTTATGGCTGGTCCATGTTTTGTGCTTGGGGTGGACTGGGCCTGACGTTGCTGGCTGGCTTCCTGTGTACACTCGCTCCTTCCCTCTACCCTCCACACACACCAGTGGTGCACAAGCCCAGGCAGGAGAACGGCTGTGTGTGA
- the fibina gene encoding fin bud initiation factor a, translated as MMDPVPLLLIIVTFLPFCSAVYTGPLQPEISNGTFHHFFVPDGDYEETEDPEDCQMLFKFSDVYPCGASEERDSVVRDDFIITTLQAEDAARLLEGIGRTVAHDLDGEDSYGKFLQREVSQIGEAFSNVDKSLMELEVKFKQSQETELREEQQLNGYVMKQVSDIRGTLRETTDISLGLKDKHELLSLIIRSHGTRLNRLKTEYLNVGS; from the coding sequence ATGATGGATCCTGTCCCGCTGCTGCTCATCATAGTCACATTTTTGCCGTTTTGCTCGGCAGTCTACACCGGGCCCCTCCAACCGGAGATCTCCAATGGCACTTTCCATCACTTCTTTGTCCCGGACGGGGATTACGAGGAGACTGAAGACCCCGAGGACTGCCAGATGCTGTTTAAATTCTCGGATGTGTATCCATGTGGCGCCTCTGAAGAGAGGGACTCCGTGGTGAGGGACGACTTCATCATCACCACGCTGCAGGCGGAGGACGCGGCGCGACTGTTGGAGGGCATCGGCCGGACTGTGGCGCACGACCTGGACGGAGAGGACAGCTACGGAAAGTTCCTCCAGCGGGAAGTCTCTCAGATCGGAGAAGCGTTTTCTAACGTGGACAAGTCTCTAATGGAGCTGGAGGTGAAGTTTAAACAAAGTCAAGAAACTGAGCTGAGAGAGGAGCAACAGCTGAACGGCTATGTAATGAAGCAAGTGAGTGACATCCGGGGAACTCTGAGGGAAACTACAGACATCTCTCTGGGACTGAAAGATAAACACGAGCTGCTGTCTCTCATCATTCGCAGTCATGGTACCAGACTGAACCGCCTAAAGACAGAGTATCTTAATGTTGGCTCATAG
- the spi1a gene encoding transcription factor PU.1a, producing the protein MMDRYVISSASEEIIPNEPLNYRPPAELYPYLNVGELYEEHRWTFHTERVQPTDFENSPVGHLIELQSVSPQQLVQPYRFSSESLPLHLDPPIGPLSVSTQIPHYNPSLCYQYQPSASPGHYYSEEEQRGISPPLEVSEGEDELEDHNHSSFRKENSNKKKIRLYQFLLDLLRNGDMSDSIWWLDQDKGIFQFSTKHKEVLASHWGTQKGNRKKMTYQKMARALRNYSKSGEIKKVKKKLTYQFSEEVLRNLYLRTYPH; encoded by the exons ATGATGGATAGATATGTCATATCATCT GCATCAGAGGAAATCATTCCAAATGAACCACTGAATTATCGACCACCTGCAGAGCTGTACCCTTACCTCAATGTGGGGGAGCTTTATGAAG AACACAGATGGACCTTCCACACGGAGCGCGTGCAGCCGACGGACTTTGAGAATTCTCCGGTGGGTCACCTCATCGAGCTTCAGTCTGTGTCTCCTCAACAACTGGTTCAGCCATACCGCTTCAGCAGTGAGTCTCTGCCCCTTCACCTGGACCCACCAATTGGACCTCTCTCTGTGTCAACACAA ATCCCACATTACAACCCATCCCTGTGCTACCAGTACCAGCCCTCTGCCTCGCCTGGACATTACTACTCAGAAGAGGAACAAAGAGGAATCAGTCCCCCGCTTGAGGTATCAGAAGGGGAGGATGAACTCGAAGACCACAACCATTCCTCCTTCAGGAAAGAAAATA gcaacaagaaaaaaatccGCTTGTACCAGTTCCTCCTGGATTTGCTAAGAAACGGTGACATGAGTGACAGTATCTGGTGGCTGGACCAGGACAAGGGCATCTTTCAGTTCTCCACAAAACACAAAGAAGTTCTGGCCAGCCACTGGGGTACTCAGAAGGGAAACCGCAAAAAAATGACCTACCAAAAAATGGCTCGAGCTCTGAGGAACTACAGTAAATCTGGAGAgattaaaaaagtaaagaagaagCTAACCTACCAGTTCAGTGAGGAAGTGCTGAGAAATCTCTATCTACGTACGTATCCTCACTGA